From the genome of Amycolatopsis sp. NBC_01488, one region includes:
- a CDS encoding AraC family transcriptional regulator — translation MLLGEVDLPAGTWFPWHEHPVHQLVWSARGVVAVKSGDAGWVLPPTRPLWIPAGVQHRTGALGRAALRGIYADPALSPVSWPSPRLVVVRPLLRELLEYLTGDSVAPAARLRAEAVAFDLLEPLDVVPIVVPSPADPRARDVERAVLANPADPRSLAEFGRDVGAAERTLARIFVRECRMPFGTWRTQVRLRASLPLLAQGASMETVAHRVGYSSASAFVAAFRRAVGVTPGAYFAG, via the coding sequence ATGCTCCTCGGCGAGGTCGACCTGCCCGCCGGCACCTGGTTCCCGTGGCACGAGCACCCGGTGCACCAGCTGGTCTGGTCGGCCCGCGGAGTCGTCGCGGTGAAGTCCGGCGACGCGGGCTGGGTCCTCCCGCCGACGCGGCCGCTGTGGATCCCGGCGGGCGTCCAGCACCGCACGGGCGCGCTCGGCCGGGCGGCGCTGCGCGGCATCTACGCCGACCCCGCGTTGTCGCCGGTGTCGTGGCCGTCGCCGCGGCTGGTCGTGGTCCGGCCGCTGCTGCGCGAGCTCCTGGAGTACCTGACCGGCGACAGCGTCGCCCCGGCGGCGCGGCTGCGCGCCGAGGCCGTGGCGTTCGACCTGCTCGAGCCGCTGGACGTGGTCCCGATCGTGGTGCCGTCCCCGGCCGACCCGCGAGCGCGGGACGTCGAGCGGGCCGTCCTGGCGAACCCGGCGGACCCGCGGAGCCTGGCGGAGTTCGGGCGGGACGTCGGAGCGGCGGAACGGACGCTGGCGCGCATCTTCGTCCGCGAGTGCCGGATGCCGTTCGGAACGTGGCGCACGCAGGTGCGGCTGCGGGCGTCGCTGCCGCTGCTGGCCCAGGGAGCGTCGATGGAGACCGTGGCGCACCGGGTGGGGTACAGCTCGGCGAGCGCGTTCGTGGCGGCCTTCCGGCGGGCCGTCGGGGTCACACCGGGGGCCTACTTCGCCGGCTGA
- a CDS encoding dolichyl-phosphate-mannose--protein mannosyltransferase, protein MTAVLTRPDDESVRPDPVEALRPPTDREVTLLGRGMPADRLRGWVVTLVLTVIGGIVRLQNLGVPTDKGSPVFDEKHYVPQAWEMLRNGGYEDNYGYELVVHPPLAKQLIAIGEWLFGYNGWGWRIVPALAGTLMVLLTVRVARRLTRSTLLGGIAGILVISDGVLHLQSRMGMLDIFIALFVLAAFACLLVDRDQVRSRLATAVREGWVNESVWGPKLGFRWWRFATGLMIGLTFGVKWSALYYIVAFGLLCVFFDVAARRAAGVERPWLGTLRRDVLPALWAILVIPFLMYLSAYWAWFASETATDRHYTEIKDIAPGIWSWVPASLRSLADYTGNVLHFHETLVTPKDNPHPWESKPWTWPMGLRPMLYSYDGDVTGCGESRCVSATMLIGTPAMWWLAIPMLGWSVWRSVFRADWRYAAVLVGYLGGYVFWFTNIDRQMYFFYATPLAAFLVLGLTLCLGQILGSARRGFERRGTGLLVVSLYVGLVVANFAWLWPILNGVAITTGQWDAERWLPSWR, encoded by the coding sequence GTGACCGCCGTGCTGACCCGTCCCGACGACGAAAGCGTCCGGCCGGACCCGGTCGAGGCGCTCCGGCCGCCGACCGACCGCGAAGTGACCCTGCTCGGCCGCGGCATGCCGGCCGACCGGCTGCGCGGCTGGGTCGTCACCCTCGTGCTGACCGTGATCGGCGGCATCGTCCGGCTGCAGAACCTCGGCGTGCCGACGGACAAGGGCAGCCCGGTCTTCGACGAGAAGCACTACGTGCCGCAGGCGTGGGAGATGCTGCGCAACGGCGGTTACGAGGACAACTACGGCTACGAGCTGGTCGTCCACCCGCCGCTGGCGAAGCAGCTGATCGCGATCGGCGAATGGCTGTTCGGCTACAACGGCTGGGGCTGGCGGATCGTGCCCGCGCTGGCCGGCACGCTGATGGTGCTGCTGACCGTCCGCGTCGCCCGCCGGCTGACCCGCTCGACGCTGCTCGGCGGCATCGCGGGCATCCTCGTGATCAGCGACGGCGTGCTGCACCTGCAGTCGCGGATGGGCATGCTCGACATCTTCATCGCGCTGTTCGTGCTCGCCGCGTTCGCCTGCCTGCTCGTCGACCGCGATCAGGTGCGCTCCCGGCTCGCGACGGCCGTGCGCGAGGGCTGGGTCAACGAGTCCGTGTGGGGTCCCAAGCTGGGCTTCCGCTGGTGGCGGTTCGCGACCGGGCTGATGATCGGGCTGACCTTCGGCGTCAAGTGGTCGGCGCTGTACTACATCGTCGCGTTCGGGCTGCTGTGCGTGTTCTTCGACGTCGCGGCGCGCCGCGCGGCGGGCGTCGAGCGCCCCTGGCTGGGCACCCTCCGCCGGGACGTGCTGCCGGCGCTGTGGGCGATCCTGGTCATCCCGTTCCTGATGTACCTGAGCGCGTACTGGGCCTGGTTCGCGAGCGAGACCGCGACCGACCGGCACTACACCGAGATCAAGGACATCGCGCCGGGCATCTGGTCGTGGGTGCCGGCGTCGCTGCGCTCGCTCGCCGACTACACCGGCAACGTCCTGCACTTCCACGAAACGCTGGTGACGCCCAAGGACAACCCGCACCCGTGGGAGTCGAAGCCGTGGACGTGGCCGATGGGGCTGCGCCCGATGCTCTACAGCTACGACGGCGACGTCACCGGCTGCGGCGAGTCCCGCTGCGTCAGCGCGACGATGCTGATCGGCACGCCGGCGATGTGGTGGCTGGCGATCCCGATGCTGGGCTGGTCGGTGTGGCGCTCGGTGTTCCGCGCGGACTGGCGCTACGCGGCGGTGCTGGTCGGCTACCTCGGCGGGTACGTCTTCTGGTTCACCAACATCGACCGCCAGATGTACTTCTTCTACGCGACGCCGTTGGCGGCGTTCCTGGTGCTCGGGTTGACGTTGTGCCTGGGCCAGATCCTGGGCAGCGCCCGGCGAGGGTTCGAGAGACGCGGGACCGGTCTGCTCGTGGTGTCGCTGTACGTGGGCCTGGTGGTGGCGAACTTCGCCTGGCTGTGGCCGATCCTGAACGGCGTCGCGATCACCACGGGCCAGTGGGACGCCGAACGCTGGCTGCCGTCCTGGCGGTAG
- the rsmI gene encoding 16S rRNA (cytidine(1402)-2'-O)-methyltransferase → MVPGRLVLAATPLGDVRDASPRLAEALAEADVIAAEDTRRLRSLTTALGVTPRGRVVSFYEDVETARLPKLLESLRAGETVVLVTDAGMPSVSDPGFRLVAACVAEALPVTCLPGPSAVTTALALSGLPCDRFCFEGFAPRKPGERARWLTSLRDEPRTAVFFESPHRLASLLADAASVLGDSRQAAVCRELTKTYEEVKRGTLSFLAEWASDGVRGEITVVLSGAEPREVAVADLVGEVQSRVDAGERLKSAAAEVAEAAGVSKKELYDAVLAARTAK, encoded by the coding sequence CTGGTTCCCGGTCGTCTCGTGCTGGCCGCGACCCCGCTCGGCGACGTCCGCGACGCGTCGCCCCGGCTGGCCGAAGCGCTGGCGGAAGCCGACGTCATCGCGGCCGAGGACACCCGAAGGCTGCGGTCCTTGACGACCGCGCTGGGCGTCACGCCGCGCGGCCGGGTGGTGAGCTTCTACGAAGACGTCGAGACGGCGCGCCTGCCCAAGTTGCTCGAATCGTTACGCGCGGGGGAGACGGTGGTCCTCGTGACGGACGCCGGTATGCCCAGTGTGTCCGATCCGGGCTTCCGCCTCGTGGCGGCGTGCGTCGCCGAAGCGCTTCCGGTGACGTGCCTTCCGGGGCCGTCGGCGGTGACGACGGCGCTCGCTTTGTCCGGTTTGCCGTGTGACCGCTTCTGCTTCGAGGGCTTCGCGCCGCGCAAGCCGGGCGAACGGGCTCGCTGGCTCACGTCGTTGCGTGACGAGCCTCGGACGGCGGTGTTCTTCGAGTCCCCGCACCGATTGGCGTCCCTGCTGGCGGACGCGGCTTCGGTACTGGGCGACTCGCGTCAGGCCGCGGTGTGCCGCGAGCTGACGAAGACGTACGAAGAGGTGAAGCGGGGAACGCTTTCCTTCTTGGCGGAGTGGGCCTCCGACGGCGTGCGCGGAGAGATCACGGTGGTGCTTTCCGGGGCGGAGCCACGAGAAGTGGCGGTGGCGGACCTGGTGGGCGAAGTCCAGTCCCGAGTGGACGCGGGCGAGCGCCTGAAGTCCGCGGCGGCGGAGGTCGCCGAAGCGGCGGGAGTGTCCAAAAAGGAGCTTTACGACGCCGTTCTCGCCGCGCGCACAGCGAAGTAG